The Mesorhizobium sp. B2-8-5 genome segment CCGCCATGCCTGTACGCTCGGCCCGGATTGCGCCGCGCGAGGTGACGACGCCGCGGCAGCGCCCGTTCTCGATGATGAAGTCGGAAATCTCGCAATTCTGGATGATGTCGACACCGAGACGGCTCGCCGCGCGGGCGTAGCCCCAGGCGACAGCGTCATGACGGGCGGTGCCGCCGCTTGGCTGCCAGGTGCCGCCATAGACGGGGAAGCGTGTGTCCGGGCTGAAATTGTAGATCGGCACGACGCGACGCACGTCCTCGACCGAGAACAACTCGCAATCGATGCCATTGACCTGAATGGCGTTGACCGACCGCGCGGCGGTTTCCATTGCGGATTCGCTGTGCGCGAGCGTGAGGATGCCGCGCGCGGAAAACATCACATTGTAGTTCAGGTCTGTCGAAAGGCTCTTGTAGAGGCTGTGGGCCAGCCCGTAGATCGCCGCGCTTTCCGGGTAGAAGTAGTTCGAACGCACCACCGTCGTGTTGCGGCCGGTATTGCCGCCTCCGATCCACCCCTTCTCCAAGAGCGCGACGTTGGTGACGCCGTGATTTTTGGCGAGATAGTAGGCGGTGGCGAGGCCGTGCCCGCCGCCGCCGATTATGATCGCGTCGTAGCGCGGTTTCGGATCAGGAGAGCGCCAGGCCTTTTCCCAACCGGTCTGACCGGCGATGCCCTCCTTGAAGAGCGAAAGCGCCGAGTACCGCCTCGTCATGCGCCCAAACCGCCGTCACAGGCCAGTGACGTCGCTCCACCGCAAGGACTTGGTCGCCGGGCCTCCAGCTCGAACATGTGCATCGATCGCCTCTTAAGATACCTGCCGTTGGTGCCAAACACCGCAAAGCAGCGCCAAGCACACACTTAGCGTGAATGTACACCTGTGTCCATTCGAAGCTATGAGCTCGCTTTTCGCGCGTTTCACAGATTTTGGGCATTGGTCCACCGAGACCGATAAGCGCCGAAAGCCTTCGTAAGCAGTGTTCCCTGCAAGCTGGACCGCTTTAACTTGGCGCCCCGACACTCACGGTGCCTTGGATGGTGCGATGCTGCTGGGGAAAAGCGGAGTAGGAAGACTTGCGGTAGAATTCCGCATAATTCTCATACGCTTCCCGCGCGACCTGCAAATCCTCGGCCCTCATGACCGGCCTCCAACGAGCCAAATTCTGCCTCGCAAGTTCGACCTGAAGCGGGTCGGCGTTTCAAGGAAAACTCGCACTGTCCCGCTCACGTTTGTAGCATGAACTTTTCCGGGGATCGCAAGATGCGTTCCTCGGACCGCGCTCTAAGTTTTTGTTTTTATGCATGTCGTTGTCCCAGAACCGCTGCACACTTCTGGGCGACATGCATCAAGGACGCACTTTGCCGGCTCAACGGCTTGGCCCGCTCAGACGAGCGGGTCGGGAGCGGCGCTTTCGCTGCGTCCCTGCTGCAGGATCATCCGTCCGCGATCGGAAGAGGCGCGGCGGAATTTCGACGCCGCCTGATAGTCGGTGTCATTGTACCATTTCTGGGCCGTGGCCTCGTCCGGAAATTCGAGGATGACCATCCGATCGGTGAAAGTCTCACCCTCGCATGTGGTCACCGGATCGCCCCGCGTCAGGAACTTCCCGCCATACTTCTTCAACGTGGCAGGGGTGAGCGCGGTGTACTTCTTGCAGGTTTCGGGGTCGTGGATCCTCATCGTGCAGATCATATAAGCGGCCATGGCCTCCTCCTTATTTTCGATCGAGCTTATCGCTTTATCAAAGCGCATTCACGATAAATTTCGTTTGTCATCGCCAACTTTTCGCGCATAATCACCAAGATTGGCGGAAATTTTAGCTGAAAGCGTCATGATCGAACTGGACGGCATCGACCATCGCATCCTGCGCGAGCTGCGGCAGGACGGCCGCATCTCGACGGTGGAGCTGGCCGAGCGCATCGGCCTTTCGCCCACGCCCTGCGCGCGCCGGCTGAAGAGGCTCGAGGAGACGGGCGTGATCCAGGGATATGCGGCGCGGATCGATCCGGCGGCACTGGGTCTCGGCGTCTGCGTGATGGTTTCCGTGCGCCTGGGGCAGCAAGGCCCGGAAGGAGCCGGCTTGTTTCTCAACGAAGTGGCGAAACACCCGGAGATCACCGAATGCCTGCTCGTGACGGGAAACATCGACTACCTGCTGCGGGTATGGGTGAAGGACATCGCGGCGCTTCGCGAATTCATCAGCAACGTGCTGCAATCGATCCCATCGGTGGCCGAGACGTCGACTATGGTGGTGCTCAACCCCGACGAGACCAATCTCTGATGCATGTCGCCCAAAAATGTGCAGCGGTTCCGGGATAACGACATGCATCGAAACGAAGTCGGGAAATCCCGATGCCGAAAACCCCTTAGGTGGTCTGGGGCTTACGACGAATTTGTCCGGCAATCGGCGAGCGAATTGTCGGACGGGAATGGAGAGATTTGATATGGCGTTCGATATTGTTGGTGCCGCACAAGCGCTGGTGCGCGGCCATCAGGACAACACGCAGTTCGCGACGATCGAGGGATTGTCGGACCTTGTCTCCGCCTACAAGGTGCAGGATGCCTATGTCGGGGCGATCATCGGCGACGACCGCATAGCCGGCTACAAGATCGGCCTGACCTCGCACAGCATGCAGAGCATGTGCGGGATCGACCACCCTGTCGCCGGCGCCGTTTTCGGGCGGCGGGTAATGCATAGCGGAGCAAAGCTCTCGCTGAGAGGCTACGGCCATCTCGGCCTGGAATTCGAGATCTGTGCCCGGCTCGGGCGCGATCTCGCGCCGCGCGCCGCACCCTATACGCGTGACGAGGTCGCCGCGGCGGTCGACGGCGTCTGCCCGGCGGTCGAGGTGGTGGACGATCGCCATGCCGATTATTCTGTGCTGGACGTGCGCTCGCTGGTTGCCGACAATTCGTGGAACGCCGGCGTGGTGCTGGGCAATTTCGTCGCCCCGCCCGCAGCACTGGAGGCCGTCGAAGCGATCGTCTACCAGGATGGCGCCGAGATCGGCAGAGGGGTCGGCGCCGATGCGCTCGGTCACCCCTATGAGCCGCTGGCCTGGCTGGCCGACCATCTGGGCGCTTCCGGCAGGGGCATGAAGGCGGGCGACATCGTCATGACGGGCAGCATCGTGCGCACGCGGTTCCCCGACAAGGCTTTTTCCTATCGGTTCGACATTGCCGGTCTTGGCAGCGTCGAGGTCAGCGGCGCCTGAGGCGCGGCATCATTGGAGAGGACGGATGGATCTTGGATTGAAGGGCAGGAACGCGCTCGTGCTGGGCGCTTCGAAAGGATTAGGCCGCGCCGTGGCCAAGGAATTGCTGGACGAAGGCGCGCGCGTGGCGATCTGCGCCCGCACCGCGGCGGCGCTGGAGCAGACCGCCCGCGAGATCGGCGCGACGGCGCTCGTCTGCGACCTCGCGAAGCCGGGCGCGGCGACGGAACTTGTAGAGCGGGCCAAGGCGACGCTGGGCGCGCCGGACATCGTGGTGGTCAACACCGGCGGCCCGCCCACCGCGCCCTTCGACGAGATCACGATCGAGCAATGGCGCGCCGCCTTCGACAACCTGTTCATGAGCGCGGTGGAGATCGTGCGGGCGGTGCTGCCTTCGATGCGCGAGAAGAAATGGGGCCGCGTGCTGTTCGTGACCTCCATCGCCGCGAAGGAGCCGATCAACCGCTTCGCGCTCTCCAACTCGCTGCGCGCCGGCATCCACGGACTGATCAACACGCTGAGCAAGGAAGAGGGCGCCAACGGCATCACCTTCAACGCGCTGATGCCGGGCTATACGCTGACCGAGAGACTGGCGGACGCGAAGCTCGACCTGGAAAAGGTGAGCCAGGCCATACCCGCCAAGCGCATCGGCCGTCCCGAAGAGTTCGCGGCGCTGGCAGCCTTCCTCGCCTCCGACCGCGCCTCCTACATCACCGGCCAGGCCGTCGCCTGCGACGGCGGCGCGCTCTGGTCCATCTGAGGGCGGCTTCACTCGCCATGAAGGCCTATTCGAACGAGTAGGTAAATCCTTCCGGCGACGCGCCGACGGTGACTTTCGCCATCTTCTTGCCCTCGAGCGAGCGGTTGAGCACGCCGCGGCTGAGTTCCGGCAGCAGCGTGTTGGTGAGGATGGCGTCGATCATGCGCCCGCCGGACTCGATCTCGGTGCAGCGCGCCTTGACCAGGTCCATCACGCCGTCGCCGATGACCAGCTCGGCATCGTTGGTTGCCTTGAGGCGCTTGGCGATCTTGCCGAACTGGTGCCTGGCGATCGCCTCGATCATCGCATCCGAGAGCGGATAGTAGGGAATGGTCACCACCCGGCCGAGGAAGGCGGCCGGGAAGACCTTCAGCAGCGGGGCGCGCAGCGCGGTGTCGAGATCGTCGATGCCGGTGCGCACCGTGCCGTTCCTGGTGCGGTCCATGATGACGTCGGAGCCGACATTCGAGGTCAGCAGGATCAGCGTGTTCTTGAAGTCGATGCGCCGGCCCTCGCTGTCATCCATCATGCCCTTGTCGAAGACCTGGAAGAAGATCTCGTGCACGTCCGGATGCGCCTTCTCGACCTCGTCGAGCAGGATCACCGAATAGGGTTTCCTGCGCACCGCCTCGGTCAGGATGCCGCCCTTGCCGTAGCCGACGTAGCCGGGCGGCGCGCCCTTCAGCGTCGAGACGGTGTGCGCTTCCTGGAATTCGGACATGTTGATCGAGATCAGGTTCTGCTCGCCGCCGTAAAGCGTCTCG includes the following:
- a CDS encoding sarcosine oxidase subunit beta family protein; this encodes MTRRYSALSLFKEGIAGQTGWEKAWRSPDPKPRYDAIIIGGGGHGLATAYYLAKNHGVTNVALLEKGWIGGGNTGRNTTVVRSNYFYPESAAIYGLAHSLYKSLSTDLNYNVMFSARGILTLAHSESAMETAARSVNAIQVNGIDCELFSVEDVRRVVPIYNFSPDTRFPVYGGTWQPSGGTARHDAVAWGYARAASRLGVDIIQNCEISDFIIENGRCRGVVTSRGAIRAERTGMAVAGHSSVLAAKAGFRLPVNSYALQACVSEPVKPIIDTVVISPDTGVYVSQSDKGELVIGGALDRIPSYGQRGNLPVLESVIAGMLEMYPIFGQLKMMRQWAGIVDVVPDSSPIIGESPLPGLFLNCGWGTGGFKAIPAGGTLLAHLLATGRHHDISRPFDLDRFARGRLIDEAAGSGIAH
- a CDS encoding DUF1330 domain-containing protein, which encodes MAAYMICTMRIHDPETCKKYTALTPATLKKYGGKFLTRGDPVTTCEGETFTDRMVILEFPDEATAQKWYNDTDYQAASKFRRASSDRGRMILQQGRSESAAPDPLV
- a CDS encoding Lrp/AsnC family transcriptional regulator, whose translation is MIELDGIDHRILRELRQDGRISTVELAERIGLSPTPCARRLKRLEETGVIQGYAARIDPAALGLGVCVMVSVRLGQQGPEGAGLFLNEVAKHPEITECLLVTGNIDYLLRVWVKDIAALREFISNVLQSIPSVAETSTMVVLNPDETNL
- a CDS encoding 2-keto-4-pentenoate hydratase, which produces MAFDIVGAAQALVRGHQDNTQFATIEGLSDLVSAYKVQDAYVGAIIGDDRIAGYKIGLTSHSMQSMCGIDHPVAGAVFGRRVMHSGAKLSLRGYGHLGLEFEICARLGRDLAPRAAPYTRDEVAAAVDGVCPAVEVVDDRHADYSVLDVRSLVADNSWNAGVVLGNFVAPPAALEAVEAIVYQDGAEIGRGVGADALGHPYEPLAWLADHLGASGRGMKAGDIVMTGSIVRTRFPDKAFSYRFDIAGLGSVEVSGA
- a CDS encoding SDR family oxidoreductase, translated to MDLGLKGRNALVLGASKGLGRAVAKELLDEGARVAICARTAAALEQTAREIGATALVCDLAKPGAATELVERAKATLGAPDIVVVNTGGPPTAPFDEITIEQWRAAFDNLFMSAVEIVRAVLPSMREKKWGRVLFVTSIAAKEPINRFALSNSLRAGIHGLINTLSKEEGANGITFNALMPGYTLTERLADAKLDLEKVSQAIPAKRIGRPEEFAALAAFLASDRASYITGQAVACDGGALWSI